From the Carassius carassius chromosome 45, fCarCar2.1, whole genome shotgun sequence genome, one window contains:
- the mpx gene encoding eosinophil peroxidase codes for MNLHTFVFVVGCCFALSFGAEGESPGRRFILDSIEEAKKIVDAAYKYSRDESLARVRRDVIKPSDKLRLLKQPARKTREAVRAADYMVQTLRLISEKAHHVHKRSINATDLLTPDELNTIERLTGCTAQTRPPSCRTTPLINKYRTITSVCNNRRNPLLGASNTAFTRWLPAHYEDGISQPNGWDPNRLHNGAVLPLVRLVSNRILSTADADIESDREFTFMLTIFGQWVDHDLTLTPFSPSIRSFSNGLNCDESCERSEPCFPIPAPPGDQRLRPGTCLPVFRSSPACGSGSTAYMFGGNPKVREQINALTAFLDGGQVYGSEDGLAKELRDLTNDGGLLRVNDQFIDNGRELLPFTSVESNMCATRRKTLNDTTLTEVPCFIAGDVRVDENTALTSIHTLFVREHNRLARALHVLNPTWSSETLYQEARKIVGAYNQILVFKEYLPHIVGPDAYNRYLGQYPGYDENVDPTIANVFATAAFRFAHLAIQPMIFRLDENYQNHPQFPSVPLYEAFFSPWRVIFEGGIDPLLRGLIGRPAKLNTQDHMLVDALRERLFAFTSHIALDLAALNMQRSRDHGIPGYNSWRRFCGLSAPRNEQELAVVMNNTELARRLLELYGTPENIDIWLGGVAEPFAPGARVGPLFACLISTQFQRIRQGDRLWFENDGVFTTRQKSSLASVSLARIICDNTGILRVPYDPFRFTSSTSFINCRDMSAFDLTPWFETDTDSVRGPPGPRGPPGEPGPRGVAGPPGPPGPPINTTGQQSAFFASVGTILPVTAKVVVFNQVLYNGQNHYNQKSGQFICHIPGVYEFQFSCLGTRTLGIVTLKKNNVVQVTAETINLTTRSLAERSVVLNLQRGDSVWIEASRGANGIGRSSYFSGHILFPV; via the exons ATGAATCttcacacttttgtttttgtggtGGGATGTTGTTTTGCTCTTTCATTTGGTG cAGAAGGAGAAAGTCCTGGGAGACGTTTCATTCTAGATTCGATTGAGGAAGCAAAGAAAATCGTGGATGCTGCTTACAAGTATTCTCGTGATGA GAGTTTAGCAAGGGTGCGCAGAGATGTCATCAAGCCGTCCGACAAGCTACGTCTACTGAAACAGCCAGCTCGAAAGACACGAGAAGCCGTGAGAGCTGCAGACTACATGGTGCAGACACTAAGGCTGATCAGTGAGAAAGCCCATCATGTACACAAGAGGTCCATCAATGCTACAG ACCTGCTGACTCCAGATGAGTTGAACACCATTGAACGTCTGACCGGCTGTACAGCTCAAACCCGGCCCCCATCTTGTAGGACCACACCCCTCATAAACAAATATCGAACTATCACCAGTGTCTGCAACAACCG GAGGAATCCACTCCTTGGTGCATCCAATACCGCTTTTACCCGCTGGTTGCCTGCTCACTATGAAGATGGCATCTCCCAGCCCAATGGGTGGGATCCCAACAGATTGCACAATGGTGCAGTGCTGCCCCTG GTCAGATTGGTTTCAAATCGTATTCTAAGCACTGCTGATGCTGACATAGAGAGTGATCGCGAGTTTACCTTCATGCTCACCATCTTTGGGCAATGGGTTGACCATGATCTGACTTTAACGCCCTTCTCACCAAGCATCAGATCCTTCAGCAATGGCCTTAACTGCGATGAGAGTTGTGAGCGCTCTGAACCTTGCTTCCCAATTCCG GCCCCTCCAGGAGATCAACGCCTGAGGCCTGGCACCTGTCTCCCTGTCTTCCGTTCTTCACCTGCCTGTGGCTCCGGGAGCACTGCCTATATGTTTGGTGGGAATCCCAAAGTTCGGGAACAGATCAATGCTCTCACAGCTTTCCTAGATGGTGGACAGGTTTATGGGTCCGAGGATGGGCTAGCAAAGGAACTTCGAGACCTGACCAATGATGGTGGTCTTCTACGTGTCAATGATCAGTTCATTGACAATGGTCGAGAGCTTTTGCCTTTTACCAGTGTAGAAAGCAACATGTGTGCCACGCGCAGGAAAACCCTCAATGACACCACCCTTACAGAGGTGCCTTGTTTCATTGCAG GGGATGTCCGTGTTGATGAAAACACTGCACTCACCTCAATACACACACTTTTTGTGAGGGAGCACAATAGATTGGCTCGTGCTCTCCATGTGCTTAACCCTACCTGGAGTAGTGAAACCCTCTATCAAGAGGCAAGAAAAATTGTGGGTGCCTACAACCAG ATCTTGGTGTTTAAGGAATACTTGCCACATATTGTGGGACCTGATGCTTACAATAGATACCTCGGACAATATCCAGGTTATGATGAGAATGTGGACCCAACCATTGCAAATGTCTTTGCCACTGCAGCTTTCCGTTTTGCCCACCTGGCCATCCAACCCATGATATTTCGTCTTGATGAAAATTACCAGAACCATCCACAATTTCCAAGCGTGCCCCTTTACGAGGCCTTCTTTTCTCCTTGGAGGGTGATCTTTGAGG GTGGTATCGATCCTCTGCTTCGTGGACTGATTGGTCGACCAGCAAAACTGAATACACAGGACCACATGTTGGTGGATGCTCTTAGGGAGAGGCTGTTTGCCTTTACATCACACATTGCTTTGGATTTGGCTGCCCTTAACATGCAAAGAAGCCGTGACCATGGTATACCAG GCTATAATTCATGGCGTCGGTTCTGTGGACTGTCTGCCCCTCGGAATGAGCAAGAATTGGCTGTGGTGATGAACAACACTGAATTGGCTCGCAGGTTGCTTGAGCTTTATGGCACCCCTGAGAACATTGACATTTGGTTGGGAGGCGTTGCTGAGCCTTTTGCTCCTGGTGCTCGTGTTGGTCCTCTTTTTGCCTGCCTCATCTCTACACAGTTCCAGCGCATCCGCCAGGGGGATAG GTTATGGTTTGAGAACGATGGAGTGTTCACCACAAGACAAAAATCATCACTGGCCTCTGTGTCACTAGCCCGCATCATCTGTGACAACACTGGAATCCTCAGAGTTCCCTATGATCCTTTCCGCTTCACCAGTTCTACTAGTTTTATTAACTGTAGGGATATGTCAGCCTTTGACCTCACCCCTTGGTTTGAAACTG ATACAGATTCCGTCCGAGGGCCTCCCGGACCCAGAGGACCCCCAGGAGAACCTG GTCCACGAGGTGTAGCAGGCCCCCCTGGACCTCCAGGACCTCCAATTAATACCACAGGACAACAGTCTGCCTTCTTTGCTTCTGTTGGTACCATCCTCCCGGTCACTGCTAAGGTTGTTGTGTTTAATCAGGTCCTTTACAATGGACAGAACCATTATAACCAAAAATCAGGTCAATTCATCTGCCATATACCCGGTGTATATGAATTCCAGTTCTCTTGCCTAGGAACTCGGACTTTGGGTATTGTtactttaaagaaaaataatgttgTACAGGTAACTGCTGAAACTATCAACCTTACTACACGATCATTAGCGGAAAGGAGTGTGGTTCTAAACCTGCAGAGAGGCGACAGTGTGTGGATAGAGGCTTCTCGAGGTGCTAATGGTATAGGCAGATCAAGCTATTTCTCTGGACATATTCTTTTCCCTGTTTGA